The nucleotide sequence ACCTTGTCGGTGCCGCTCTGGGTCGGTGAGGCATAGGCGATGTAGTTGGCGCTGTTGTAGAACCCCGACCACTTGCCGGTGCTCAGGTCGGCCATGCTGTTGACTGCCAGGCCACCCAGGCTGTGGCCGCTGACCAGTACGTCCTTGCCCGTCAGACCATGGGCCTGGGCGAACCTGGCGACATCCCCAAGCAGGTTGCCGAAGGCTTCACCTGTGTAGTTTTTCGCATAATCCTTGGGGCCCAGGGCGGCCATCACGTCATTGATCACATCACCGATGGAGTCACCGATCAGGTTTTCCCGGGGGCCGCTGGTGCCACGAAACGACACGCCGATTTCCTGCAGGTGACCCTCGGCGTCGTACTTGCCAAGGATCTCCACCTGCGCGGTGGTGTAGCCGGTCTTCTCGCCAAAGAACGTTCCGCGACCATCCACTTTGCCGGTATAGCCCAGTTGCGAGGCACTGATGGGTGTCCAGCCGGCCTTTTGCACCGCTTCCAGGGCAAGCTTTTCCGAATCGGGATTCCACGGCACGCCGGGAATCACCCCCTGGGAATCGGTGCCGCCCAGCAGCGCCGTGACCAGGGTTGCCGGCAGGCCGGCACCGAAGCCGTTGTGCTGATACCCGGCGGCAAAACCGTTGTCGAGGTTGTGGTAGGAATACAGCATGATCGCCATCGCATCGCTGACCAATACCTTGGACTCGGCGGTGCCGAGGTTCTTGTAGTCGTAGATACCCATGTGTTGCTGCCTCTCTTTTTGTTGTTGGAATGGGTTGCCCGCTCTGTAGGAGCTGTCGAGCGAAGCGAGGCTGCGATCTTTTCCTCTGACAATTGAATCTCAAGCCAAAGCAAAAGATCGCAGCCTCGCTTCGCTCGACAGCTCCTACGGGTGTATGCCATGACGATCAGTGACGAACGCCTCATCCACCTTCGCCAGGTCCTGCTCCCCCAACGTGCCGGCGTAGTAATGCAACTTGACCCAGGCCATGAGGTAGTCGTAGCGGGCCTGGGCGAGGTCGCGGCGGGTGGTGTAGAGCTGTTGCTCGGCGTTGAGCGCGTCAAGGTTGACCCGCTCGCCGCCAAGGATGCTTTGCCGGGTCGACACCACCAGCGCTTCGGCGGAGGCCAGGGCTTTCTGGTAGGCCCGTAGCTTGTTCACCCCCGACACGCAGGCGCTGAACTGTCGGCGTAGTTCGATCAGGGTTTCGCGGGTCTTGGCGTCCAGCTCGTATTCGGCCTGTTCCATGGTGCGGCTGGCCTGGCGGGTCGACGCCGAAACCCCGCCGCCGGCATACAAGGGCACGCTGACTTCCAGGCCAACGGTGTTGGTGTCGTAGCGCTGGTTGTAGGTGTTGCCGCTTTCCGACTCGTTCTGGCGCATCGTCGCGTAGGCGCTGACCTTGGGCAGATGCCCGGCGCGGTTGCGCTCCACCTCATAGCGCGCCACGTCCACAGCTTGGCGCTGGGAAGCCAGGTTGGGGTTGTTGCTCACCGCCAGCTCGTGCCACGTATCGAAACCGGCGGGCTGCAAGGCGAAGGTCTGGAAGGTTTCGTTCAACGGCGCCAGGTCGTTGATGGCCAGGGTGGGGACGCCTATCAACGAACCCAGTTCGCGCAGGGAAGCATCCTGTTCGTTGTGCGCTTCGATTTCTTCGGCGGTGGCCAGCTCATAGCGCGACTCGGCCTCGAGGATATCGGTGCGGGTGCCTTCGCCCTGGCGAAACAGATGCTCGTTCTGGCGGAACTGCTGTTCGAAGGCCTTCTTCTTGGCCTGGGCAATGTCGATCTGGTCTTGGGCGAACAGCGCTTGGGTGTAATGGCTCAGCACCCGCACCAGCAGCTCCTGGCTCTTGCCACGGAAATTTTCATCGGCGAACAGTGCCTGCGCCACGCCTTTGCGATAGGCCGCGTAAGCCTCGTAATCCAGCAGTGGCTGTTGCAGGGTCAGGCTGGAGCCGTAACTGCTGTAGTTGCGATCGTCATGCTGGCTGGCGCCGCGATCATTGAGGTAAGTGACCTTGGACTGGTTGCGGCCCTTGTTGTAGCTGTAGCCCAGGTGCGGCAGCAGCCCGGCCCGGCCGATGGCGCGATTCTCCAGGCCGGCATCGCGCTCCTTGATCGCCCCGAGATAGACCGGGTCATTGCGCAGGGCCTGCTCGTAGAATTCGAACGGCCCCATGGCCCAGGCATTGTTGCAAGTAGAAACGGCCAGCAATGCCAACCCGCAGAAACACTTCATACACCGGACATCCTTATTCCTCGGTCAACGCAGAGCCGGCCCGGTCGAGCAGCGGTTTGAACAGGTAGTTGAGCAGCGAGCGCTCACCGGTGCGCACGAACATTTCCGCCGGCATCCCGGGCTTGATCACCAGGCCATTGAGTTTTTCCAGTGCCGCATCGCCAACACTGCTGCGCAGCACGTAGTACGGCGTAGCGGTTTTTTCATCGATCATCTGGTCGGCGGACACCAGGCTGACCTCCCCCGACACCCTCGGCGTGCGGCTCTGGTTGAAGGCGGTAAACAGGATGTCCACCGGCAGATGGATGCCGACCTTGTCGATCAGGTTCACCGGCAGGTGCCCTTCCACCTCCAGCCGTGTGCCTTGGGGCACGATCTCCAGCAAAGTGTCGCCCTGGCGCACCACGGCGCCTTCGGTGTGCACCCCCAGGTTGACGGCGATGCCATCGGCGGTGGCGAGGATCTCACTGTGTTGCAGCTCAAACCCGGCCGAGGTGAGCTGCTGTTGCAGGGTTTCGCTCTTGAGCTGGGCGTCGGCCAGTTGGCTGCGGACTTCCTTCTGGTACTCCTCGCTGTGTTGCTGCAGCTTCAGCCGCGACTCGATGATCCCCTGCTCCACCCGGCCGCATTCGCCGCTGTTCTGCGCCAGTTCCTGCTGCACCTGGGACAACTGCCGTTGATAGTCCAGCAGGCGGTTGCGTGGGATGTAACCGTTGTCCGCCAAAGGTTGCAGGTTGCCCAGTTGCAGGCGCAGGGACTCGGCCTGGGCAGTCAGGTCGCCGCGGGCCCGACGCATCCCTGCCAATTGCGCGGCGGCGCCGTCGATGCTGGCGCGCAACGCGGCCTGCTCCCGGGCGAAGGCTTCGCGGCGGCTGCTGAACAACTGCCGCTGGCCTTCGAGCACCAGTGCCAGGCGCGGGTCCGGGCCCTGGCTCAACGCGGCCGGAAAGCTCACTTGCGTGAGGTTGTCCCGTTCGCTTTGCCAGCGCGCCAGGCTGGCCCAGGCCATCCGGTACTGGGCTTGCAGCGATTGCACATCAGCGGCGGCCTGGGTCTGGTCCAGGCGAAACAGCGGCTGGCCTTGCTTCACCGCTTGGCCTTCACGCACCAGGATCCGGCTGACCACGCCACTACTCATCGATTGCACGGCCTTGCGCTTGCCGGAAACCACCACCGTGCCCTGCACGGGAATGCCCTGGTCCAATGGGGCCAGGCTGGCCCAGGTGAAGAAACTGCCGGCACCGAGGATCGCCAGGGCCCAGCCCATGCGCGTAAAAAAACGGGCGTCACGTTCGGGACGCTCGGAGTGTTGAGAGTGTTCGGAGTTCACGTCGCGATCCTTGCTTATGCGTTGCCGGGTTGGCTGGCGGTCTGGTACTGGCGACTCATGCTCAGCCCGTTGGGCGCTGCCTGGGGTTTGTCCCGCGGGGTTTCCGACTGGCCGGACAGTGCCCGCAGCACTTCCTGGCTCGGCCCGAACGCCTGTAGCCGTCCTTCGTTGAGCACCAGCAGCTTGTCGGCCTGGGCCAATGCCGAGGAGCGATGAGTCACCAGCACGACGCTGGTGCCCTGGGCTTTCATCTGCGCGATGGCGCTGGCCAGCGCCGCCTCGCCGACGGTATCCAGGTTGGAATTGGGCTCGTCGAGCACCACCAGGCTTGGCTGGTCGTACAGGGCCCGGGCCAGGGCAACCCGCTGTTTCTGCCCACCGGACAAACCGCAGCCGTCCTCCCCCAAGACCGTGTCATAGCCCTGGGGCATGCGCAGGATCAGCTCATGCACGCCGGCCTGCTGCGCGGCAGCGACGACCTTTTGCGGATCAGCCTCGCGAAAGCGGGCGATGTTCTCGGCGATGCTGCCGCTGAACAACTCGATGTCCTGGGGCAGATAGCCGATGTACGGGCCGAGTTGATCACGGTTCCAGCGATGGATATCCGCCCCGTCGAGCCGCACCGCGCCACCGAGGGTCGGCCACACCCCTACCAGCACACGGGCCAAGGTGGATTTACCGGAACCCGAAGCCCCCAACACCCCAAGCACCTCACCGGCACCGAGGCTGAAACTGACGTGATGCAACGTCGCCTGGCGCTGCCCCGGTGGCCCGGCGCTGACCTGCTCGAAGCTCACCTGGCCCTTGGGCGGCGGCAATGGCATCGCCTGGTCCTGCGGCGGATAGGCCTGCAACAGCGCATCGAGACGACGATAGGCCAGCTTTGCGCCGCTCCACTGTTTCCACACGGCAATCAACTGATCGATGGGGCTCAGCACCCGGCCCATCAGGATCGAACCGGCAATCATCATCCCGGCGCTCATGTCGCCCTTGATCACCAGCAGCGCACCCAGCCCCAGCACCAGCGATTGCAGGCACAGGCGCAGGGTCTTGCTGAAGGCACTGATCACGGCGCCGGTGTCGCTGGCCTGGTTCTGCAGGCCGAGAAAACGCGAGTGCACGGCAAACCAGCGGTTGCGCAGCGCATCGAGCATGCCCATGGCCTGGATCGATTCGGCGTTGTGCAAATGGCTGGTAGCCAGTTGGCTGGACTGTTGCGAGTAACCGCTGGCCTGCGCCAAGGGTTTGCGGGTCATGGCTTCGTTCAGGCACGCCAGCCCGATAAGCAGCAGCGTGCCGACGCTGGCGAACACCCCCAGCCAGACGTTGAACAGATAGATCACCAGCAGATAGACCGGGAACCAGGGCGCATCGAAGAACGCGAACAGCGCCGGCCCGGTGACGAACTGGCGCAGATGGGTCAGGTCGCCCAGGGACTGCCCGGCGTTGCCTTCGCCCTGGAGCAGGTTGCGCTCGAACGCGGCTTTGTAGACCTGGAGGTTGAAACGCCTTTCCAATTGGCTGCCGATGCGGATAACAATGAAACTGCGCACCATTTCCAGCAGCCCGATGAACACAAAGAACCCCACCACCATCAACGACAACATCACCAGGGTGGTTTCGTTTTGCGATGACAGTCCCCGGTCGTACACCTGGAGCATGTAGATTGAAGGTGCAAGCATCAGGACATTAATCAGTGCGGTAAAACAACCGACACTGAGCAGGATATTCTTATAATCGCCCAGTGCCTTGAACAACGGCACCGTGGCGGTGATCTTTGCCATCTTCATCATTCTTCCCTGCTGTTGGCTTCGCCACGGAGTTGGCAAACACTTGAACTTGCCAATCTTTTATAGTTACGCCTGTCCACACCAAAGTGCGCGCTTTATTGAACAAGCGCGTCTGGATTATTGGTAAACAGGCTCAGACTGTTAACGCGCGTTCTCTTGAATATTGCGCTCGAGCGTAACACTCAATCCTGACTTCAACTTGACTTGATAATGTTGGCCCTGACGTAGCCCCAAATGAACCCTGGCCTCTTGCTTGCCAAGCAGCGAAAGACCGTCGGGCTCAGGAAACCAATGCACCGGCTCATCCCCGAGCCAGTGGCCGAGGCAAGCGGTTTGCCCGCCCACGGTCTGGTCGGCCTTAAGCTCGATGACGCAGACATTGGACGGTTTGTCCTGCAATGCCTGGGTCTGCGCAGCGTCCTGGGGGCCTGCCAAAACGGCCCGCCACTGCCCGGCCAACTGCGAAGGTTCTGCTAACAACAGGCTGCGCGCCATGGCGACTTCTCCAGAAAACAACATCAGCGTAGCGAGTAACCAGGCGGTTGCCGGAAGACTGCGGTGCATAGTGTCTACTCGCTCATAAAAATTGGAATGCATCGTGGCGAGGGAGCTTGCTCCCGCTGGGTTGCAAAGCAGCCCCGTTACCGGCGGGAACCCCCTCGCCACAATGCGTCACGCAGGTATCAGGCCACGATGTCCGAAACCGCTGCCTGGCCGACGGTACTGACCAGGAAATCGGCCACGCCATGCCCGGAGAAATCCACCGACAGCAGGCTGTTGCCACCCGATGTCGACAGCACCGCATCGCCCGCCGCGCCCGTGAACGCGCTTACGAAGTGCAAGCCGGCGCCTTTGGTGATACCGGTCAGGTCGATCTTGTCCAGGCCGCTGACGAAATCGAGGATCTGGTCCGTGGCGCCCGGCCGTGAGTCGGAGCTGGCAGCGAACACGAACGTGTCGGAACCCGAACCGCCCGACAGTTTGTCCGCACCGCCGGCGCCCCAGAGGATGTCATTGCCGGCGCCACCCTTGAGCTCGTTGGCCACTTCGTTGCCGATCAGCAAGTCGCTGCCCGACCCGCCGATGGCATTTTCGATGGTGGCGCCCTGGGCGATGGACACGTTGCCCACCATGCCGCCAACGTCAGAGAACGAGGCGTCATTGAGGTTGATTTTCTGGTTCTGGGTGAAACCGGAGAAGTCCAGGGTATCGCGACCGCCCGCATCCCAGACCGAGAACACCACCTTGTCCGACGAGGAAGACGCACTGAGGAAGTCGCGGCCGGCGTTGGAGTTGAAGCCGTAGGTGGTGTCACCGGTACGGGTGCTGGTGTTGGCACCGTAGAGCTTCTGGATCGCCGCGATATCGTCCATCAACGGCCCCGAGGCATAGGCTTCGACGCCGCCCTTGCTGAAGTTCTGGCTGGTGTTGCTTTCACTCCAGTAGCTCATGACGCTGTAGCCGCGGGTGTCCTGGCCGTAGGTGGCGTCATCGTAGGTCGGGCTGCCTTCGCCGGCGTTGTAGTCGCCGGGGTGCGCCAGGCCCAGGGTGTGACCGATTTCGTGGGTCAGGGTCTGGCGACCATAGTTGTTCAGGTCCGGATTCTTGTTCTGGGTGTAGCTGCTGTTGATCAAGTACCAGGACGTCCCGTCGTACCCGGCGCCGGTCCCCGGCAGGTAGGCGAACGCCGCCGCGCCGTCCTGGCCGCCGCTGTAGTTGCCGAAGGTCATGTGCCCGTCACCACCGCTGCTCTTCTCGGCGAAGGTGACATTGGCCACGTCGGCCCAGGACTGCATGGCCAGCACTGCCTGGCCCTTCTGCTGTGTACTGAACTGACTGAAACCGCTGATCCCGTGCTTGTTCATGGTGCTCGAGGACGCGGAGGTGAGGAAGGTATAGGTCAGCTCGATCTTGCCGCTGCCGTCCCGGTCCTGGTACGCCGCGCCGTCGCGCAGCAATTGAGTAGCCGCTTCGTCCACCGAGTACGAGGGTTTGCCGTTGACGGTGAGGTTGCCGCCACGGTCGTATTGGTGGCTGAAACTATTGATCTGGTTGAACGCATTACTGGGTGCGGCCAATGATTGCGGGGCCCAGAGAAGTTGCTCAGCAGAATCGATAGCGCTGGTTTTGACTTTCGACATAAACACACTTCCTTGTTTGCAATGGAACAGTTTTTGTCAGACAGACAATCTCTGGCGAGATCGTCCTATCACTCGCCCAATTGAGGACGCAAGGAAACTGACACAATTCGAAATCAAACGTCTAGCGATTTTTTCGAGACTAATGAACGGCAACTCCGACAGCGCGTGCTGACAATGGGCGATTGCCCCGTTAATACAGGCGACCCAGCAACAAGAGCAAAAATTGTCGGACAAAACCCTATTTAAATATTAAATATCGCCAAGACAATCCCTATGTCCCGCATCACACTTTCAGCAACTAAGTGCCAGCGAAATGCTATTAATTAATATCAACTAGTTGCCTCCGGTTTTCCGCCCACAAACCTCGCGCAAACAGCCTCGCAGCCAACGGTGCACCGGATCGGCATCCATTCGCGGGTGCCAGAGCATGGCAATCGTGAACGCCGGCACCGAAAACGGCAGTGCAAAGCTGTGCAGGCCGGCACGCAGGCGGGTGGTGTAGCGTTCGGGCACGCTGGCGATCAGGTCACTGGAGCGCGCGAGCCCCAGCGCCGTGGAAAACCCCGGGACGGTGGTGATGATCTCTCGCGTCAGGTCCAAGGGTTCCAATGCCCGGTCGATGGGACCGTGGTCGAGGTCGCGCAAGGAGACGCCGATGTGCCCGCCCGCGGCATAAGCGGCGGCAGTCAGCTCGGCCTGGAGCAGTGGGTGACCCTGGCGTACCACGCCGATGAAACGGTCGACGAACAAGGCCTGGGTGCGCAGCTCCGGACGAGTGTCCTTGTCCACTACAGCGGTTTCCAGGTCCACGGTGCCCTCGCGCAGTGCCGTACTGTCCTTGTCGGCCTTGTCGACGAAACGCAGTCGGACACCGGGGGCCTGCTCACTTATCCGGGCGATCAGGTCGACCCCGAAGTTTTCCACGAACCCTTCCCGGCTGCGCAGCGTAAAGGTCCGACTCAACCGTCGCAGGTCCGGGGCCTGGACCGGGCGCAGCACCGTCTGGGCGTCCTGCACCAGCTGGCTGACCTGCTCACGCAGCTCCAAGGCACGGGGAGTGGGAACCAGCCCCCGCCCGGCCCGCACCAGCAGCGGGTCACCCAGGGTATCGCGCAACCGCGCCAATGCCCGGCTCATCGCCGAAGGGCTGAGCCGCAGCCGCTGAGCGGCCCGGGCGACACTGCCTTCGGCCAGCAGCACGTCAAGGGTGATCAACAGGTTGAGGTCGGGGATCGACATGGTCAGCCTCGGACTTAATAGATGGCGTCATACGCAGCTATAAAGTGCAAATGCTGCGTCTTCCGCCATGTTATGCCCGGGCGTAACGTTCTGACAGCCCGGTTTTTTGCGAGTCGCAGAAGGAGAACAGAATGAAACCCGTCAATACGGAACAATCCCTGCCAGACATGAGCGGCGCTCCCCAGGCCTCTTCGGCACGCTGGGCGTTGACCAGCCTGGCGCTGGCAACCTTGCTCGCCTCGCTGGGCACCAGCGTCGCCACGGTCGGCCTGCCCGCCTTGGCCGAAGCGTTCGGCGCCTCGTTCCAAGCGGTCCAGTGGGTGGTGCTGGCTTATTTGCTGGCGATCTCCACGCTGATTGTCAGCGTCGGGCGCCTGGGTGATCTGCTGGGACGCCGGCCACTGCTGCTGGCCGGGATTCTGTTGTTCACCCTGGCGTCCATCCTCTGCGGGCTCGCCCCTTCCCTTGGGCTGTTGATTGCAGGCCGCACGCTGCAAGGCCTGGGAGCGGCGGTGATGATGACGCTGACCCTGGCCCTGGTCGGTGAAACGGTCGACAAGGACCGAACCGGCCGCGCCATGGGCTTGCTGGCAACACTGTCCGCGGTGGGCACCGCTCTTGGCCCCTCGTTAGGCGGTACGTTGGTCAGCGTATTCGGTTGGCAGGCCATCTTTCTGATCAATGTGCCCCTCGGGCTGCTGACGTGGCTGTTGGCCTGGCGCTCCTTGCCCAGCCATCGGCCGGAGACGAGCGCCGGAAAAACCGGCTTCGATATCACGGGCACGCTACTGCTGGCGGCCGCACTGGGCGCTTATGCACTGGCGATGACCCTGGGGCGCGGCCATTTTGGCGCAATCAATATCGCCTTGCTGTTGATGGCGGTCCTTGGCGGCGGCCTGTTTGTGCTGGCCCAGCGCCGGCTGGCGTCGCCGCTGATCCCCCTGGCGTTGTTCCGCGACCGGTTGCTGGTTTCAGGCCTGGCGACGAGTGCATTGGTTGCAACGGTGATGATGGCGACGTTGCTGGTGGGGCCTTTCTACCTGTCCATCAGCCTTGGGTTGGCGGCCCCGCTGGTGGGATTGGTCTTGGCCGTCGGCCCCTGCGTCGCCGCGTTGACCGGCGTGCCTGCCGGGCGTCTTGTCGATCGGTTCGGCGTGCGGCCCATGCGGCTTGTCGGGTTGGCAACCATGGTGCTCGGTTGCGTGATGCTGGCGCTGTTGTCATCCGCGTTGGGCACGGGCGGTTATGTCATGGCCATCGTAGTCACCACGCTGGGCTATGCGCTGTTCCAGACGGCCAACAACACGGCGGTGATGGCGGATGTCCCGGCGCAGAAGCGCGGTGTCGTTGCCGGGTTGCTCAACCTGTCGCGCAACCTGGGCTTCTTTACCGGGGCATCGGTACTCGGTGCGGTATTCGCAGCAGCATTACCGACGAGCGGCATTACCGCAGCCACGCCTGAAGAGGTCGCGAACGGCCTGCATCTCACCTTTTTCGCCGCTTTGTCATTGGTCGTCCTGGCACTGCTCGTCGCCCTGCAATGGGGCGCGCCAGAGCCGTTGAGCGATCATCAGCCGTCCTCGGGCAGAGGGTGATGGCATTCTGAGCCCTGTCCTTTAAGTCATGATGCAGATCAAAAAAAGTGAACCAATCGCAAAACGGACTGAAAAAAGCCACATGACTTTCATTATCAGGTGCTATTTTTAGTTCTCACTGGTAGAGCCATGAAGGCTCTTCCTTCCTGACAAGAGCAAACGGAAGCGCTTGATGAAGAAGGTGGGCAACAGATGAATAAAGGATCGTT is from Pseudomonas sp. B21-056 and encodes:
- a CDS encoding TolC family outer membrane protein, with product MKCFCGLALLAVSTCNNAWAMGPFEFYEQALRNDPVYLGAIKERDAGLENRAIGRAGLLPHLGYSYNKGRNQSKVTYLNDRGASQHDDRNYSSYGSSLTLQQPLLDYEAYAAYRKGVAQALFADENFRGKSQELLVRVLSHYTQALFAQDQIDIAQAKKKAFEQQFRQNEHLFRQGEGTRTDILEAESRYELATAEEIEAHNEQDASLRELGSLIGVPTLAINDLAPLNETFQTFALQPAGFDTWHELAVSNNPNLASQRQAVDVARYEVERNRAGHLPKVSAYATMRQNESESGNTYNQRYDTNTVGLEVSVPLYAGGGVSASTRQASRTMEQAEYELDAKTRETLIELRRQFSACVSGVNKLRAYQKALASAEALVVSTRQSILGGERVNLDALNAEQQLYTTRRDLAQARYDYLMAWVKLHYYAGTLGEQDLAKVDEAFVTDRHGIHP
- a CDS encoding HlyD family type I secretion periplasmic adaptor subunit, whose product is MGWALAILGAGSFFTWASLAPLDQGIPVQGTVVVSGKRKAVQSMSSGVVSRILVREGQAVKQGQPLFRLDQTQAAADVQSLQAQYRMAWASLARWQSERDNLTQVSFPAALSQGPDPRLALVLEGQRQLFSSRREAFAREQAALRASIDGAAAQLAGMRRARGDLTAQAESLRLQLGNLQPLADNGYIPRNRLLDYQRQLSQVQQELAQNSGECGRVEQGIIESRLKLQQHSEEYQKEVRSQLADAQLKSETLQQQLTSAGFELQHSEILATADGIAVNLGVHTEGAVVRQGDTLLEIVPQGTRLEVEGHLPVNLIDKVGIHLPVDILFTAFNQSRTPRVSGEVSLVSADQMIDEKTATPYYVLRSSVGDAALEKLNGLVIKPGMPAEMFVRTGERSLLNYLFKPLLDRAGSALTEE
- a CDS encoding type I secretion system permease/ATPase, encoding MKMAKITATVPLFKALGDYKNILLSVGCFTALINVLMLAPSIYMLQVYDRGLSSQNETTLVMLSLMVVGFFVFIGLLEMVRSFIVIRIGSQLERRFNLQVYKAAFERNLLQGEGNAGQSLGDLTHLRQFVTGPALFAFFDAPWFPVYLLVIYLFNVWLGVFASVGTLLLIGLACLNEAMTRKPLAQASGYSQQSSQLATSHLHNAESIQAMGMLDALRNRWFAVHSRFLGLQNQASDTGAVISAFSKTLRLCLQSLVLGLGALLVIKGDMSAGMMIAGSILMGRVLSPIDQLIAVWKQWSGAKLAYRRLDALLQAYPPQDQAMPLPPPKGQVSFEQVSAGPPGQRQATLHHVSFSLGAGEVLGVLGASGSGKSTLARVLVGVWPTLGGAVRLDGADIHRWNRDQLGPYIGYLPQDIELFSGSIAENIARFREADPQKVVAAAQQAGVHELILRMPQGYDTVLGEDGCGLSGGQKQRVALARALYDQPSLVVLDEPNSNLDTVGEAALASAIAQMKAQGTSVVLVTHRSSALAQADKLLVLNEGRLQAFGPSQEVLRALSGQSETPRDKPQAAPNGLSMSRQYQTASQPGNA
- a CDS encoding protease inhibitor Inh/omp19 family protein; protein product: MHRSLPATAWLLATLMLFSGEVAMARSLLLAEPSQLAGQWRAVLAGPQDAAQTQALQDKPSNVCVIELKADQTVGGQTACLGHWLGDEPVHWFPEPDGLSLLGKQEARVHLGLRQGQHYQVKLKSGLSVTLERNIQENAR
- a CDS encoding serralysin family metalloprotease yields the protein MSKVKTSAIDSAEQLLWAPQSLAAPSNAFNQINSFSHQYDRGGNLTVNGKPSYSVDEAATQLLRDGAAYQDRDGSGKIELTYTFLTSASSSTMNKHGISGFSQFSTQQKGQAVLAMQSWADVANVTFAEKSSGGDGHMTFGNYSGGQDGAAAFAYLPGTGAGYDGTSWYLINSSYTQNKNPDLNNYGRQTLTHEIGHTLGLAHPGDYNAGEGSPTYDDATYGQDTRGYSVMSYWSESNTSQNFSKGGVEAYASGPLMDDIAAIQKLYGANTSTRTGDTTYGFNSNAGRDFLSASSSSDKVVFSVWDAGGRDTLDFSGFTQNQKINLNDASFSDVGGMVGNVSIAQGATIENAIGGSGSDLLIGNEVANELKGGAGNDILWGAGGADKLSGGSGSDTFVFAASSDSRPGATDQILDFVSGLDKIDLTGITKGAGLHFVSAFTGAAGDAVLSTSGGNSLLSVDFSGHGVADFLVSTVGQAAVSDIVA
- a CDS encoding LysR family transcriptional regulator produces the protein MSIPDLNLLITLDVLLAEGSVARAAQRLRLSPSAMSRALARLRDTLGDPLLVRAGRGLVPTPRALELREQVSQLVQDAQTVLRPVQAPDLRRLSRTFTLRSREGFVENFGVDLIARISEQAPGVRLRFVDKADKDSTALREGTVDLETAVVDKDTRPELRTQALFVDRFIGVVRQGHPLLQAELTAAAYAAGGHIGVSLRDLDHGPIDRALEPLDLTREIITTVPGFSTALGLARSSDLIASVPERYTTRLRAGLHSFALPFSVPAFTIAMLWHPRMDADPVHRWLRGCLREVCGRKTGGN
- a CDS encoding MFS transporter → MKPVNTEQSLPDMSGAPQASSARWALTSLALATLLASLGTSVATVGLPALAEAFGASFQAVQWVVLAYLLAISTLIVSVGRLGDLLGRRPLLLAGILLFTLASILCGLAPSLGLLIAGRTLQGLGAAVMMTLTLALVGETVDKDRTGRAMGLLATLSAVGTALGPSLGGTLVSVFGWQAIFLINVPLGLLTWLLAWRSLPSHRPETSAGKTGFDITGTLLLAAALGAYALAMTLGRGHFGAINIALLLMAVLGGGLFVLAQRRLASPLIPLALFRDRLLVSGLATSALVATVMMATLLVGPFYLSISLGLAAPLVGLVLAVGPCVAALTGVPAGRLVDRFGVRPMRLVGLATMVLGCVMLALLSSALGTGGYVMAIVVTTLGYALFQTANNTAVMADVPAQKRGVVAGLLNLSRNLGFFTGASVLGAVFAAALPTSGITAATPEEVANGLHLTFFAALSLVVLALLVALQWGAPEPLSDHQPSSGRG